A region from the Pseudomonas cucumis genome encodes:
- a CDS encoding MarR family winged helix-turn-helix transcriptional regulator, which yields MIDLKNPSTQQQAMEAFFFGYQAFTAKADEMLERRGLSRVHQRIVFFIARYPALSVKELLALLGVSKQALNIPLRQLVEMHLVNSVASETDKRKRLLELTVEGAQFEQSLRREQVKLLERVFAEAGETAVNGWLAVNLALGKAQVFPN from the coding sequence ATGATTGACCTTAAAAACCCTAGCACTCAGCAACAAGCCATGGAAGCGTTTTTCTTCGGTTACCAGGCGTTCACCGCCAAGGCTGATGAAATGCTCGAGCGTCGCGGCTTGAGCCGGGTGCATCAACGCATCGTGTTTTTCATCGCCCGCTACCCTGCCCTCAGCGTCAAGGAACTGCTGGCGTTGCTCGGCGTGAGCAAGCAGGCGCTGAACATTCCGCTGCGCCAGTTGGTGGAAATGCATTTGGTGAACAGCGTGGCGTCTGAGACCGATAAGCGTAAGCGGTTGCTGGAATTGACCGTCGAAGGCGCGCAGTTCGAGCAATCGCTGCGGCGCGAGCAGGTGAAATTGCTCGAGCGCGTGTTTGCCGAGGCTGGGGAGACGGCGGTGAATGGGTGGCTGGCGGTGAATCTCGCGCTGGGTAAAGCCCAGGTCTTTCCAAACTGA
- a CDS encoding aminotransferase-like domain-containing protein translates to MAFSERVSRLKSSLIREILAAAQRPGVMSFAGGLPAEAMLPKVEWTDMPLSVGQYGMSEGEPALREALAAEARALGVPCEASQVLVVSGSQQTLDLAAKLYIDKDTEILLEAPTYLAALQIFQLFGANCITVPQEADGPNLVQLRSRLEKHKPAFIYLIPTFQNPSAVRYSEAKRDAVAALLDEFGVTLIEDEPYRELTFDGGSATPIVSRLNKASWIYTGTVSKTLLPGLRVGYLIASPDLFPHLLRLKQSADLHTNRIGQWQALQWIGTEKYQQHLGELRDFYRVRRDAFQSGLEMHFSDLAEWNVPQGGLFFWLTLKQPLDTRTLLKAALAADVAFMPGEPFFPEPDKNPGHLRLNFSHIDPARLDEGLKRLATVVRQAQAAEAA, encoded by the coding sequence ATGGCTTTTTCCGAACGTGTCTCGCGCCTTAAAAGTTCTTTGATCCGTGAAATCCTCGCCGCCGCCCAGCGCCCGGGAGTGATGTCGTTCGCCGGCGGCTTGCCAGCTGAAGCCATGCTGCCAAAAGTCGAGTGGACGGACATGCCGCTGTCCGTGGGGCAATACGGCATGAGTGAAGGCGAGCCGGCACTGCGTGAGGCGCTGGCGGCCGAAGCCCGGGCGTTGGGTGTGCCGTGCGAAGCGAGTCAGGTGCTGGTGGTCAGCGGTTCCCAGCAAACCCTCGATCTGGCGGCCAAGCTTTACATCGATAAAGACACCGAGATCTTGCTTGAAGCGCCGACTTACCTGGCAGCGTTGCAGATCTTCCAATTGTTCGGCGCCAACTGCATCACCGTCCCACAGGAAGCCGATGGCCCGAACCTGGTGCAATTGCGCAGCCGTCTGGAAAAACACAAACCCGCTTTCATCTACCTGATTCCGACATTTCAGAACCCGTCGGCGGTGCGTTACAGCGAGGCCAAGCGCGACGCGGTGGCGGCGTTGCTCGACGAGTTCGGCGTGACCCTGATCGAAGACGAACCCTACCGCGAGCTGACCTTCGACGGCGGCAGTGCCACGCCCATCGTCAGTCGCTTGAACAAGGCCAGTTGGATCTACACGGGTACCGTGTCGAAAACCCTGTTGCCGGGCCTGCGGGTCGGTTACCTGATCGCCAGCCCGGACCTGTTTCCGCACTTGCTGCGGCTCAAGCAATCGGCCGATCTGCACACCAACCGCATCGGGCAGTGGCAAGCGTTGCAATGGATCGGCACCGAAAAATACCAGCAGCACCTGGGTGAGTTGCGTGACTTCTATCGGGTTCGTCGGGATGCGTTTCAGTCGGGATTGGAAATGCACTTTTCCGATCTGGCGGAGTGGAACGTGCCGCAGGGCGGGTTGTTTTTCTGGCTGACGCTCAAGCAGCCGCTGGATACGCGCACGCTGCTCAAGGCTGCGCTGGCGGCGGATGTGGCGTTTATGCCGGGCGAGCCATTTTTTCCCGAGCCGGACAAAAACCCCGGTCATCTGCGGCTGAACTTCAGCCACATCGACCCGGCGCGGCTGGACGAAGGGCTCAAGCGATTGGCGACGGTGGTGCGTCAGGCACAGGCGGCAGAAGCTGCCTGA
- a CDS encoding glutathione S-transferase N-terminal domain-containing protein: MFVKALRVGLGQLIIFIDFITRPGKKQRPAAAQAQVEAAAKELTLYQFHACPFCVKTRRTLRRLNVPVALRDAKNNEQDRQALLEQGGKIKVPCLRIEENGQTTWMYESKVIIDYLDKRFAAV, encoded by the coding sequence GTGTTCGTAAAAGCGCTTCGTGTCGGCCTCGGCCAACTGATCATCTTCATCGATTTCATTACTCGTCCAGGCAAGAAGCAGCGCCCCGCCGCCGCTCAGGCTCAGGTCGAAGCGGCCGCCAAGGAACTGACCCTGTATCAGTTCCACGCCTGCCCGTTCTGCGTGAAAACCCGCCGTACCCTGCGTCGCCTGAACGTTCCGGTGGCGTTGCGCGATGCGAAGAACAACGAACAGGATCGCCAGGCCCTGCTTGAGCAAGGCGGCAAGATCAAGGTGCCGTGCCTGCGCATCGAAGAGAATGGCCAGACCACCTGGATGTATGAATCCAAAGTGATCATTGATTATCTGGATAAGCGGTTTGCTGCAGTCTGA